Part of the Bdellovibrionota bacterium genome is shown below.
TCATTACAGATCCCGATCCCCCTTTTCTCGAAGGTTGGTTCGGTCGATCTTCCCGCCCAGCTTTCGTTGAACATCCTTCAGGCTCGAAACCGGCACTAAATAAGCCACGCCCCCTTTTGCGATCACTTCAACTTTCGCCCCTGGGCGCAACCCCAGGATGTTTCGTACGGCTTCGGGGATGACCACCTGGTATTTAGGCGACACTTTTACGGTCATGATTGATTGTAGTACGTACGTAAGATCGATGTCAATATCGTTAAACGATCGAAACGGCCCTCAAGGGAACGTCTAGAACTTTTCCAAAAGAAGTGGCAACTGAAGAAAGTCGCCGATGACGTTGCCGTGCGCCGCTTCGATGACCGCTTCGGTTTTGGGGTTGTAGGCGACGGGAAGGCCGACGGCGCGGAAGACCTGGATGTCGTTCGAAGAATCGCCGACAAAGCAAATGCGCCCCATGGGTATACCCAATGCATCGGCCTGCTTTCGAACGACTTCGGATTTATGATCGAACGGGACGCGCACGGCGTGCGTCCCGTCGAATTTTCCTTGGGAGAGGCCGAGGAGGTTCGAGCACTCGAAATCGAGATGGAGCGATTTTTGAATCTCTTCGGCGACGACGGAGATGCCGCTCGAAATAATTCCCAGGCGGTAATGGTGGCGAAGGAGTGGAATGCAATCGGTGAATCCGCGGCTATACGGGGGAAGGCCGGCACAGGGAAAAAGTACGTCGCGGATTTCCTCGAACG
Proteins encoded:
- a CDS encoding AbrB/MazE/SpoVT family DNA-binding domain-containing protein, yielding MTVKVSPKYQVVIPEAVRNILGLRPGAKVEVIAKGGVAYLVPVSSLKDVQRKLGGKIDRTNLREKGDRDL
- a CDS encoding HAD-IB family phosphatase, with the protein product VRIIESVTRLPAQKARALLSKANRHVKTALAMGILGTERSEAEELLKENGGFLRRLLDRPHTKNPNIDAIFFDMDGTIVHYDLPIGLSTWAALGWALGIFSEQEEWVEQYLTKRVSFEEVWKTCAQRIAGRTFEEIRDVLFPCAGLPPYSRGFTDCIPLLRHHYRLGIISSGISVVAEEIQKSLHLDFECSNLLGLSQGKFDGTHAVRVPFDHKSEVVRKQADALGIPMGRICFVGDSSNDIQVFRAVGLPVAYNPKTEAVIEAAHGNVIGDFLQLPLLLEKF